DNA from Candidatus Saccharimonadales bacterium:
GAGCGTTGCAAGTGCTGATTCGAGTTCGCTGCTTGTAATATCGATCGTGCGTCCGCAATTTTGACAGACGGCATGATGGTGGTGTGGCGTAAAGATCTCACTAAGCTCAATCTGATTTTTAAAACCGTGCCAAATCCGGTTAACGACTCCAAGTTTTTCGTAAAGCTCTATGGTGCGATAAATTGTTGCACGATCGACATCGTCCTGTAGTTTGCGGGCAAGTTTACCAACACTAATCGGTGAGTTATTAAGTAGTCCTACAAAAACGGCAATTCGTTTTTTTGTAGCACTCGATCCTGCGGCCTTTAGTGTTTGTTTTAGCTTGGCTATTCCGTTATCCATATTAATTTATTGTATGCATTTTGCGACTTTATTGCAAAATCAAAACTTCATATTGCTAATCAGTCCTGTATAATTTTATGTATGACGCACGAACCAACTGGGGTAAAATCAAAACACAAGATTGTTATGGTCACTGTTGCGATATTGTTCTTGCTTTTGGCTCTGGCAGCCGGTTTCTTTTTTTGGAAATGGCTACAACTTAAAAATAACCCCGAGCAAACTAACGAAAATACGTCGCAGCAAATTATTAGGGAAGTTAGTAATATTTTTGAATTACCGACAAACGAAGAGCCCACGGTGGCTAAAATTCAGGACAAAGACAAACTCAGGCAGCAGCAATTTTTTGATGGTGCCCAAAATGGGGATTTTATTTTGATTTATTCGGATAGAAAGTTAGCATTACTATACCGACAAGAAACAAAAAAGCTGATTAATGTTGGCCCAATCTCTATGTCCGAAACCACGACTCCTATTGAATAAACTAGTGTTTTTTACAATATGCCAGCACTATATATAGTGTTAGAATTAACTAGGAATTAATTAAAAACTAAATGCTTTTGTTTGGAAGTACGTGAAATTCGTACGCTGTGCCGCAACGGTAAGGTCAAGCCAAGCCCGATACAAACAAAAAGCTATATATCCCGAGCAGGAACCAAAAGTATTTTTGAATTACTTTAAATACCTGCCCGGGTGGCAGGATTTTTTGTGATCAGTGTAGAGGATATTCGGCAGCGTAATTATCGGGAGTATTTAGCCCAGTTAGAGGCTGATCCTGAGATTGCGCCAAAGGCTGATCGCGCAGATTATGTTCACGCTGACAAGTTAGATGCCGCCAGATTAATCGCCGAGCACGGTGGCGAGATTGATGACGAGCTTCTTGATTTTTTACTCACTCAAACTGCCACGCAAACAATTGAATCGCTAGGAGCTTTTGATAGTCAGGTAGAAATTGAGTTTGATGGCAATGATCTGATCAGTTTTGGCGAGCGTGAGAGTATTACACGGAGGCGCTCTGTTCTGGCCGCGTTTGCGCTTAAAAATGCTAACCCCGAAATGGCATTTTATGCTGATCGCACTTTGGCCGAGAATTACAATAAAATTGCCGAAAATCAAATGATGTATCATGATCCAATTGGTTCGGCTAAGTTTCTCATTTCGCCGGCCGAAATGGAAAATGTTAGATTATCCCAGTCGCTGGGGATGTTTCCAGGCCGAGAGATGGCGATTATGCAAATTTCGTGGAAGAAATCCGCCAACAGAATGGCGCTGCGCTGCGTCTCGTTGGATCGAGCCAACCTGGATATTGTAGGAACCCACCTGAAAGATCAAGAGATGGAGGTACCTGAAGGCGCCAAGGCTCAGGATTTCATCTCTTTTGTCAAAGATCTTCATTTTGAAAACCAAGAACAGATGGACGCTTTTGTGAAGATGATCGTTGATAATCATGATGAGATGGTTTTAGAGCAATATGGTATTGAAACTAAACAAGGCGTTACGGCTAATGATTCGCGCAATTTGCAGCTAAGTCTAAACGATTTACTAAATACAGATGCTGGTCGACTACTGTTGAATCGCAAAATTAAAATGGATAAGACAATTAGCGAGCATATTTCTCAGCGCAAACCTTTGGGGCTGGGGCTTAGGCACTTGGCTCAGCAGGCTATGCAAAAATTTAAATCCAACGGCAAGCCGTTACTTAACATGCAAGATCGGCATAATATGACTCGGCTTTTGGCCGCGAGTTTTGTAAGCGTGGACGACGAGGGGCATTTGTCGGCGATAGAAAACCTAATTTACATCCACAGTAGTGCTGCCGAAGAAAGTTACCGTAAATATCTAGCTGGCGATAAAAAAGCAATGAACTGGATGTTGTCTGAGGAACTTGGTTTTTCGGATTCGGTAGATGCGATAAATTCTGGAACAGAGGCGATTGAGCAAGGTCGCGGCGCCGAGGCTTGCGGTGAGGCGTCGAGTTTAGGCGAAGACGGAGTGGACCCAGATGCGCCCCTTTGGGAAAAATATGGCTGGAAAGATTTGCAATTTGGTGAATGTATTGGTTGTGGCGAAGAAGATTTGGTTGGTCCGTGTTCAGCTTGTAATAAGTGCGATGCCGAAGATCGTAGACGGCCTGGTGATCTTAGTGCTAAAGTCACTCTTCGCCAAGCTGAGTTGCGACGTAAAAAGGCTGCCGAGCAGCGCAAAGCTCGGCAGAATCGCGAGAAGTCTGCACGACAAAAGCGCAAAATTGGCAGAAAAGTTTTGATTGGCGCAAAACTTTAGCTGGTAGTTAAAGCGTTAGCGCGTTATACTAGGGGTGATGATTCGCTACTACTACAAAAATTTGCGAGCTGGCCAAGTGCGAGAGCAAGACAGTTATCATCCGGGTAGCTGGGTTTATGTTGAATCGCCCACAGAAGACGAAATTGATGATTTAGTGAAGCGTTTTAAGCTCGATAAAGGTCATATTGAGGATGCACTTGATCCTGATGAGATGCCGCGGCTCGAGAAAGAGGGCAGTCTTACATATATTTTTGTTCGCTACGCCTATGCAAACGAATCGCGCGAACTTACAACGGCACCGCTACTTTTTATTGTTGGATCTGATCTGCTAATTACTATTAGCACGGGGCCAATTCCACGCCTGGCAAAGTATATAGAGGGTAAATTGGATTTTGCCACGACTCAACGTACGCGCTTAGTTCTGTTGATCCTAGATCAAATTGTCGATCAATACGATATTTTAATTAATAAAATCGGCAGACAAATCGGTGTTGTGCGTTCACGCCTGAAGGGTAAAACTATCGGTAACCGTGACTTTATTGATTTTGTGATGATCGAAGACGAGTTGAACGAATTCTTGGCGGCACTTCAGCCTACTACTGCAATTTTGCGTCGACTTTTGTTAGGCCGGCACATTCAACTTTATGAGCAAGACCAAGATTTGGTAGAGGATTTACTACTTAGTAACGAGCAGTCTATAGAAGGGTGTCGCGTGCACGTTAAGTCGATCGTTAACATTCGCGAGGCTTACACAACTATTAGCTCTAATAACCTTAACCAAACAATGAAGCTTTTAACGGCGGCCACTGTTTTAATTACTTTGCCGAATGTAATTTTTGGAATGTATGGCATGAACGTGCCACTGCCTTTTCAGCACGAACCGTGGATTTTTGCGGCAATTATTGTGGTGAGTATTGTTATATTGTTTGGCGCGCTAAATATTATTCGCAAGCGCTTATACTAAATATTTTAGGTGTCACCTCTGGGCTTTCAGCTCCCGTTATTTAAGCACTTATGCTTGACCCGCAACCCAACATACTATACCTTAGTGGTTGTGCGTTTTATTAGGCGGCCTTCTAATGGTTATTGTCCAAAAAACTAGCGTGTGCGCGTCGGCGCATATGCGAAACACACAAATAACAAGCACATAAGTTTGCTTTGCAGTTTGGCCCAAAAGTCACCCGGCAAAATTCAGCAACTTGTGTGGAGGAGCAGAACATGCCAATTGACATCCGCATGGTCCCTACACGGGCCCGCAAAGTTGCGGTGGAGATTGTACCAGCTAGCTGGCAAGATTACTTGTTGCACTAGCAATTAAAAACCCCGAGATTTCGGGGTTTTTAATTTTATTGTTGAGGCTGCTGCTCTGCTGGGTAAGCTGCGTTTACAGCATCGCTTATGAGCTTTGTTAGGGCTTCAGGGTCGGTCGAGTCGCTCTCGCTGACTTTTACGCCATTCAAAACGAATGTTGGGGTAGAGTTTGCGCCGTAAAGCTCGGCTGTACTTCGGTCGCGGGCAATCTTGGCGCTTATGTCTGCGCTTTTTAGATCTGCGTTAAATTTATTTATATCTAAGCCAAGTTGTGCTGCTAGGTTTTCAAAAAATGCCGTGCGTTGAGCTGTATTGGCTTTTACCCAACTATCCTGACTACTATAAAGTAGGTCAAACATCGCAAAGTATTGTCCTTGCAAGCCAGCCGCTTCGGCAGCGGTAGCCGCAGCTAGAGCATTAGGGTGAATTGTTGTTAATGGTCGGTTTCTAAAAATAAAAGTTAATTTATCTGGGTAGGTTGCCTCAAGTTCTTTTATAGTAGGATACATACGAGCACAGGCGGGGCACTGGTAGTCTCCGTACTCAATTAAAACTACTTTCTGATCTTCGGTACCTGCAAAGTGATCGGCGATCGGCCCATCGTAAATAATTTTACTAGCATCACCTGTAAAATCGGGAGTTTCGCTCCGGTTGAACCAAATTAAGCCTCCAAAAACGGCAAGTACAATTACTGAAAAAATAATCCATTTCGTTTTATCCATGCATACATCATACAATAGATGC
Protein-coding regions in this window:
- a CDS encoding Fur family transcriptional regulator, giving the protein MDNGIAKLKQTLKAAGSSATKKRIAVFVGLLNNSPISVGKLARKLQDDVDRATIYRTIELYEKLGVVNRIWHGFKNQIELSEIFTPHHHHAVCQNCGRTIDITSSELESALATLGKKHNFLTVSHSVELSGYCENCQRH
- a CDS encoding magnesium transporter CorA family protein, encoding MIRYYYKNLRAGQVREQDSYHPGSWVYVESPTEDEIDDLVKRFKLDKGHIEDALDPDEMPRLEKEGSLTYIFVRYAYANESRELTTAPLLFIVGSDLLITISTGPIPRLAKYIEGKLDFATTQRTRLVLLILDQIVDQYDILINKIGRQIGVVRSRLKGKTIGNRDFIDFVMIEDELNEFLAALQPTTAILRRLLLGRHIQLYEQDQDLVEDLLLSNEQSIEGCRVHVKSIVNIREAYTTISSNNLNQTMKLLTAATVLITLPNVIFGMYGMNVPLPFQHEPWIFAAIIVVSIVILFGALNIIRKRLY
- a CDS encoding thioredoxin domain-containing protein, giving the protein MDKTKWIIFSVIVLAVFGGLIWFNRSETPDFTGDASKIIYDGPIADHFAGTEDQKVVLIEYGDYQCPACARMYPTIKELEATYPDKLTFIFRNRPLTTIHPNALAAATAAEAAGLQGQYFAMFDLLYSSQDSWVKANTAQRTAFFENLAAQLGLDINKFNADLKSADISAKIARDRSTAELYGANSTPTFVLNGVKVSESDSTDPEALTKLISDAVNAAYPAEQQPQQ